From a single Nostoc sp. MS1 genomic region:
- a CDS encoding glycosyltransferase family 2 protein, with protein sequence MFSIYILTYNEELDIAACIESATLSDDIIVVDSCSSDRTVEIASRYPIRVVQHAFESHGRQRTWMLESIPPKHEWVYILEADERMTPELFAECEQALKSSEYIGYYVAERVMFMNRWIRYSTQYPRYQMRLFRHGKVWFTDYGHTEREVCEGATSFLKETYPHYTCSKGLSRWIEKHNRYSTDEAKETLYQLENGKVEWRDLFLGNSEVARRRALKDLSLRLPARPLLRFLYMYFLLGGCLDGRAGLAWCTLQAFYEYLILLKAWEMKYLPTPSLDAPIDLSTQSSQEAQKEGLGSSS encoded by the coding sequence ATGTTTTCTATTTATATACTGACTTATAACGAAGAATTAGATATTGCAGCTTGTATAGAATCCGCGACGTTATCGGATGATATTATCGTTGTCGATTCATGTAGTAGCGATCGCACTGTAGAAATTGCCAGTCGCTATCCTATTCGTGTTGTGCAGCACGCCTTTGAAAGTCATGGTCGTCAACGTACTTGGATGTTAGAATCCATTCCCCCGAAACATGAATGGGTATACATCCTCGAAGCTGATGAAAGGATGACTCCAGAATTGTTTGCTGAGTGCGAACAAGCATTAAAAAGTTCTGAATACATAGGTTACTATGTGGCGGAACGTGTCATGTTTATGAATCGCTGGATTCGTTACAGCACTCAATATCCCCGTTATCAGATGCGTCTGTTCCGTCACGGAAAGGTGTGGTTCACTGATTATGGGCATACGGAACGAGAAGTGTGCGAGGGCGCTACCAGCTTTTTAAAGGAAACCTATCCTCACTACACTTGCAGTAAAGGGTTGAGCCGTTGGATAGAAAAACATAACCGTTATTCTACTGATGAAGCAAAGGAAACTTTATACCAGTTAGAGAACGGCAAAGTTGAGTGGCGTGATTTATTCTTAGGTAATTCGGAAGTTGCTAGGCGACGTGCTTTAAAAGACTTGTCTTTAAGACTACCCGCCAGACCTTTGTTACGTTTTTTGTATATGTACTTCCTGTTAGGTGGTTGTCTAGATGGGCGTGCAGGACTGGCATGGTGTACATTACAGGCTTTTTATGAGTACCTAATTTTGTTGAAAGCCTGGGAAATGAAGTATTTACCTACCCCAAGTTTAGATGCACCAATAGATTTGAGTACACAGAGCAGCCAAGAAGCTCAAAAAGAGGGGTTAGGGTCTAGCAGCTAG
- a CDS encoding HpsJ family protein, with amino-acid sequence MVNRFASVNSSLILKVVGIVLIVSFLLDFLILLLPFQPTDRLWQINLATALVDRGIVPLVGLGALFTGYWIDSASDGATKGIDLRVPVLILSSILGLMFLLIFPLHLNNVRQASTQAVNQINQQAEQAENQLKNQLAQFQAQANTEQGKAQLEQLRAQARNQFTELLKDDQRYQQALNNPQVPAQQKELLKKFKANPQELDQFIAQQTDPQGLANQRLNQIRQGKEDAAKQAKDNAWKSGLRIGISSLILSIGYIIIGWSGLRSSGALQGGGRKGKVPAR; translated from the coding sequence ATGGTTAATCGCTTTGCCTCTGTAAATTCCTCCCTCATCCTCAAAGTTGTGGGGATAGTCTTAATTGTCTCGTTCTTATTAGATTTCTTGATTTTGTTGTTGCCGTTTCAACCCACAGATAGGCTATGGCAAATCAATCTAGCAACAGCATTAGTTGACCGAGGGATTGTGCCTTTGGTGGGGCTAGGAGCATTATTCACTGGGTACTGGATAGACAGTGCTAGTGATGGGGCTACCAAGGGCATTGATTTAAGAGTTCCTGTTTTAATACTCTCTAGCATTTTGGGGTTAATGTTCTTACTAATTTTCCCCTTACATCTCAATAATGTCCGACAAGCTAGTACCCAAGCTGTAAACCAAATCAATCAACAAGCAGAACAGGCAGAAAATCAACTTAAAAATCAGTTAGCACAATTCCAAGCCCAAGCCAACACTGAGCAAGGAAAAGCTCAATTAGAGCAATTACGCGCCCAAGCTAGAAATCAGTTTACTGAACTGTTGAAAGATGACCAAAGATATCAACAAGCGTTAAATAATCCTCAAGTACCAGCACAACAGAAAGAATTACTCAAGAAGTTTAAAGCTAATCCGCAAGAATTGGATCAGTTTATCGCCCAGCAAACAGATCCTCAAGGACTCGCCAATCAAAGATTAAACCAAATCCGTCAAGGTAAGGAAGACGCAGCCAAACAAGCTAAAGACAATGCTTGGAAATCAGGACTCCGAATTGGGATCAGTAGCTTAATATTGTCCATTGGTTACATCATTATCGGTTGGTCAGGACTTAGAAGTTCAGGTGCTTTACAAGGTGGTGGACGTAAAGGTAAAGTGCCAGCACGTTAA
- a CDS encoding TIGR04282 family arsenosugar biosynthesis glycosyltransferase: MYDVLQSLEIFSQHLIIFSRYPEPGKTKTRLIRALGAIGAANLQCQMTEHTISQVKELQKVINVSSEVRFAGGDVQLMQDWLGTDLVYQPQGDGDLGLRMTRSLYNAFQAQATQVVIIGTDCPGLNCQILTQAFKQIHTVDLVIGPAIDGGYYLIGLRCFIPELFVNIDWGSSQVLHQTVEIANKLNLSYHYLPELADVDRPEDLPIWQQVWETEVKMR, from the coding sequence ATGTATGATGTGCTGCAATCATTAGAAATTTTTTCACAGCACCTAATTATTTTTAGTCGCTACCCAGAACCAGGGAAGACAAAGACTAGATTAATACGAGCTTTGGGTGCTATTGGTGCTGCAAACCTGCAATGCCAAATGACTGAACATACAATATCTCAGGTTAAAGAACTGCAAAAGGTAATTAACGTATCTTCAGAGGTGCGGTTTGCAGGCGGTGATGTGCAACTAATGCAAGATTGGTTGGGTACAGATTTAGTTTACCAGCCTCAAGGTGATGGGGATTTGGGTTTGCGGATGACGCGATCGCTATATAATGCCTTTCAAGCACAAGCAACACAAGTAGTTATTATCGGCACTGATTGCCCTGGATTGAATTGTCAGATCCTTACCCAAGCTTTTAAGCAAATACATACAGTTGATTTGGTAATTGGCCCAGCAATTGATGGTGGCTATTACTTAATAGGGTTGCGTTGCTTCATTCCAGAATTATTTGTCAATATCGACTGGGGAAGTTCGCAAGTATTACACCAAACTGTGGAGATTGCGAACAAACTCAACCTCTCATATCATTATCTACCAGAGTTAGCTGATGTGGACAGACCAGAGGATTTACCGATTTGGCAGCAAGTTTGGGAAACAGAAGTTAAGATGAGGTAG
- a CDS encoding Tfp pilus assembly protein FimT/FimU, producing MPRQVHLLYFLARKSCQNIRFVDGFTLPEVLVTVLFIGILATLALPNWLVFVDNQRLNQAQSQVYNAIRQAQSQASKEKLTWQASFREQNGIVQWAVHPATVSPTVNDWNNLDSRVNLDAETTLQQSNGVRRIQFDHLGSVKQPPLGRITLSSKSRSRIKRCVFVSTILGAMRTAQERTRANSDGDYCY from the coding sequence ATGCCTCGACAGGTGCATCTGTTATATTTTCTTGCTCGGAAATCTTGCCAGAATATTCGGTTTGTTGATGGCTTCACATTGCCAGAAGTTTTAGTGACCGTTTTATTCATCGGTATACTAGCAACTTTAGCACTACCTAACTGGTTAGTTTTTGTAGATAATCAACGTCTTAATCAGGCTCAAAGCCAGGTATATAATGCTATTAGACAAGCCCAAAGCCAAGCAAGTAAAGAGAAATTGACTTGGCAAGCTAGTTTTCGGGAACAGAATGGTATAGTTCAATGGGCTGTTCATCCGGCTACTGTTAGTCCCACTGTTAATGATTGGAATAATCTTGATTCTCGCGTGAACCTTGATGCAGAAACGACGTTACAGCAATCAAACGGTGTGAGGCGTATTCAATTTGACCATTTAGGCAGTGTAAAACAACCACCTCTAGGTAGAATTACATTGTCTAGCAAGTCTCGCAGTAGAATTAAGCGTTGCGTCTTTGTTTCCACAATTTTAGGAGCAATGCGGACAGCGCAAGAGCGTACCAGAGCTAATAGTGATGGAGACTATTGTTACTAA
- a CDS encoding glycosyltransferase produces MNNSPEISVVIPAYNCEKTIKETINSVLQQTFSDFELIIINDGSQDSTLNVISEIQDRRLKIFSFDNAGGNVSRNRGLNLAVGNYVSFLDADDMWTPDKLESQLEALQKNSDTHVAYSWTDYIDEEGNFIVSGRRVSVNGDVYEKLLINNFLENGSNPLIARELLMELGGFDESLKAAQDWDMWLRLAAKYSFVAVPKVQILYRVSSKSLSTNLTRQEKYCLQVLENSFQRRPAKSKSTLNLSKANIYKYLTCKALQEPCDKEKGIVAFKFLCKYFINDNHRLKQKSFFIKLLLKILVILVFPTFISTSLLSIMKVEKPKKRFSAIVDNRI; encoded by the coding sequence ATGAATAATTCACCAGAAATTTCTGTAGTTATCCCAGCATATAATTGCGAAAAGACTATAAAAGAAACAATTAACTCAGTTTTACAACAAACATTTTCTGATTTTGAGTTAATTATAATTAATGACGGCTCACAGGACTCAACCTTAAATGTTATTAGTGAAATTCAAGATCGACGACTGAAAATATTCTCCTTCGATAATGCTGGAGGTAATGTTAGCCGGAATCGTGGATTAAATCTTGCAGTAGGAAACTATGTTAGTTTCTTAGATGCTGATGATATGTGGACACCGGATAAACTAGAGTCTCAATTAGAAGCACTACAAAAAAACTCAGATACTCATGTCGCCTATAGCTGGACTGATTATATTGATGAGGAAGGTAATTTCATAGTATCAGGTAGACGTGTATCTGTTAATGGAGATGTTTATGAAAAGTTATTAATAAATAATTTTTTAGAGAATGGTTCCAATCCTTTAATAGCTAGAGAATTATTAATGGAGTTGGGTGGTTTTGATGAATCCCTCAAAGCCGCTCAAGATTGGGATATGTGGTTAAGATTAGCTGCTAAATATTCCTTTGTAGCTGTACCCAAAGTACAAATTTTATATCGAGTTAGTTCCAAATCTTTATCTACGAACTTAACTAGGCAAGAAAAATATTGTTTACAAGTTCTGGAAAACTCATTTCAACGTAGACCAGCAAAAAGTAAAAGTACTTTAAATTTAAGCAAGGCAAATATATATAAGTACCTAACCTGTAAAGCTTTACAAGAGCCTTGCGACAAAGAAAAGGGCATTGTAGCATTCAAGTTTTTATGTAAATATTTTATCAATGATAATCATAGATTAAAGCAGAAAAGTTTCTTTATCAAATTATTATTGAAAATTTTAGTAATCCTTGTATTTCCTACTTTTATATCTACTAGCCTTTTATCTATAATGAAAGTAGAAAAACCTAAAAAAAGGTTTTCTGCAATAGTAGATAATAGAATCTGA
- the hpsE gene encoding hormogonium polysaccharide biosynthesis glycosyltransferase HpsE encodes MISLFNQKEANNIAETIDFTVAIPTWNGAERLPEVLDKLLAQTGIEHLSWEVIVIDNNSSDRTPEVVKDYQAKFTQCELKYFLETQQGSAFARLKAVNEARSEFVGFLDDDNLPAPDWVLHSYNFSEEHSQAGAWSGQIHGDFEVKPPDNFDKIQAFLAIREHGQKAYIFDADNLRLPPSAGLVIRKQAWLKSLPKQMFFVGRVGKSMVGGEDIEVLLHLHKSSWEIWYNPKMEIYHKIPHWRLERNYLLKIARGCGLCIFQLRLINAKKWQVPVILLKTTLGNLRRILQHIIKYKNNLNTDIIALVEVNFYLGSILSPLYSLVFYFHNLTNKNMKVNNE; translated from the coding sequence ATGATAAGTTTATTTAACCAAAAAGAAGCAAATAATATAGCCGAAACAATCGATTTTACTGTCGCTATCCCTACATGGAATGGTGCAGAACGATTACCAGAAGTTTTAGATAAGCTTTTGGCACAAACTGGTATAGAACACCTAAGCTGGGAAGTGATTGTTATCGATAATAATAGCAGCGATCGCACACCAGAAGTAGTGAAAGATTACCAAGCAAAATTTACTCAATGTGAGTTGAAGTACTTTTTGGAAACACAACAAGGATCAGCATTTGCTCGACTCAAAGCTGTAAATGAGGCTAGGAGTGAATTTGTTGGTTTTTTAGATGATGATAACTTACCAGCACCTGACTGGGTTTTACATTCATATAATTTTAGTGAGGAACATTCTCAAGCAGGTGCATGGAGTGGGCAAATACATGGTGATTTTGAAGTAAAACCACCAGATAATTTTGACAAAATTCAGGCTTTTTTAGCCATCAGAGAACATGGTCAAAAAGCATATATATTCGATGCTGATAATTTAAGACTACCCCCCAGTGCAGGACTTGTTATTCGTAAACAAGCTTGGCTAAAAAGTTTACCTAAGCAGATGTTTTTTGTAGGAAGAGTTGGAAAATCAATGGTAGGAGGAGAAGATATAGAAGTTCTACTACACCTACACAAATCAAGTTGGGAAATTTGGTATAACCCCAAAATGGAAATTTATCACAAAATTCCTCACTGGCGCTTAGAGAGAAATTACTTACTCAAAATTGCTCGTGGTTGTGGCTTATGTATTTTCCAACTCAGACTGATTAATGCTAAAAAATGGCAAGTACCAGTAATTTTACTAAAAACAACTTTAGGTAATCTGCGGAGGATACTCCAGCATATCATCAAGTATAAAAATAATTTAAACACAGATATAATTGCACTTGTTGAAGTTAATTTTTATTTAGGAAGCATTTTGAGTCCCTTATACTCATTAGTATTTTATTTCCATAACTTAACCAATAAAAACATGAAAGTAAATAATGAATAA